A window of the Henckelia pumila isolate YLH828 chromosome 3, ASM3356847v2, whole genome shotgun sequence genome harbors these coding sequences:
- the LOC140889196 gene encoding protein SUPPRESSOR OF FRI 4 isoform X1 has product MGKKKKRGSVDKMWCYYCDREFEDEKILVQHQKAKHFKCHVCHKKLSTASGMAIHVLQVHKEQVSQVPNAKPGRESTEIEIYGMQGIPPDVLAAHYGEEEQEIPAKTAKVDLASSQMVGGVIPGTIGTGFPPRPTLGTMPPFYPRVPMPPAGWPVPPHPQPWYPQHPAISVPPAPLPQQPLFPVQNVRLSIPPAIPPGHQQSLPIAPPGMPPATPAISVSQPLFPVVPNNSVTSQSLPFSAPMPPMSLPSSTFDMKSADSNFGGSTLPPNSYHTPGISVVTPVNSHSYASGPNTGGPSIGPPPVIANKAPVAQPATNEVYLVWDDEAMSMEERRMSLSKYQVHDENSQVSHDCLKLIFFCGWWLSHSTQVVRHCILWSRKFIFLFCLLLCVYFYLFCYQNKIHRENYLSNLIDTLLLFRSH; this is encoded by the exons ATggggaaaaagaagaagagaggATCTGTCGATAAGATGTGGTGCTACTACTGCGACAGGGAATTCGAGGACGAGAAGATATTGGTGCAGCACCAGAAGGCCAAGCACTTCAAGTGCCATGTTTGCCACAAAAAACTCTCCACGGCGAGCGGCATGGCCATCCATGTCCTCCAGGTTCACAAGGAACAAGTCTCCCA AGTTCCAAATGCAAAACCTGGAAGGGAATCAACAGAGATTGAAATTTATGGAATGCAAGGAATTCCACCTGATGTTCTCGCTGCTCATTATGGAGAGGAAG AGCAAGAGATTCCTGCAAAAACAGCCAAAGTTGATCTTGCATCATCCCAAATGGTTGGTGGCGTGATTCCGGGAACAATTGGTACTGGGTTTCCTCCCAGGCCAACTCTGGGAACAATGCCCCCATT TTATCCGCGAGTTCCTATGCCTCCCGCTGGTTGGCCAGTTCCACCTCACCCACAACCTTGGTATCCACAACATCCAGCTATTTCAGTTCCTCCTGCTCCTTTGCCGCAACAACCTTTATTTCCTGTGCAGAATGTGAGGCTCTCTATACCACCTGCTATCCCCCCGGGGCATCAACAGTCATTACCAATTGCTCCTCCGGGGATGCCTCCTGCTACACCCGCCATTTCTGTGTCTCAACCCTTGTTTCCCGTTGTTCCTAACAATAGTGTTACTTCTCAAAGTTTGCCATTTTCTGCTCCTATGCCTCCAATGAGCCTACCATCAAGTACTTTTGATATGAAGAGCGCAGATTCCAACTTTGGAGGCAGCACATTGCCACCTAATAGCTATCACACTCCCGGAATTTCAG TTGTAACACCTGTAAATTCACATTCTTATGCATCTGGCCCAAATACTGGTGGGCCTTCTATCGGACCTCCTCCGGTAATTGCAAACAAGGCTCCAGTTGCCCAGCCTGCAACAAACGAGGTTTATTTAGTGTGGGATGATGAGGCAATGTCCATG GAGGAAAGAAGAATGTCCTTATCGAAGTATCAGGTGCACGATGAGAATAGCCAGGTAAGTCATGATTGCCTAAAGCTAATATTCTTCTGTGGATGGTGGTTGAGTCACTCAACCCAGGTGGTCCGGCATTGCATTTTGTGGTCTAGGAagttcatttttttgttttgtctgTTATTATGCGTGTACTTTTATTTATTCTGctatcaaaataaaatacacCGAGAAAATTATCTTAGCAATTTGATTGATACGTTGCTACTTTTTCGATCCCATTGA
- the LOC140889196 gene encoding protein SUPPRESSOR OF FRI 4 isoform X2 has protein sequence MGKKKKRGSVDKMWCYYCDREFEDEKILVQHQKAKHFKCHVCHKKLSTASGMAIHVLQVHKEQVSQVPNAKPGRESTEIEIYGMQGIPPDVLAAHYGEEEQEIPAKTAKVDLASSQMVGGVIPGTIGTGFPPRPTLGTMPPFYPRVPMPPAGWPVPPHPQPWYPQHPAISVPPAPLPQQPLFPVQNVRLSIPPAIPPGHQQSLPIAPPGMPPATPAISVSQPLFPVVPNNSVTSQSLPFSAPMPPMSLPSSTFDMKSADSNFGGSTLPPNSYHTPGISVVTPVNSHSYASGPNTGGPSIGPPPVIANKAPVAQPATNEVYLVWDDEAMSMEERRMSLSKYQVHDENSQMSSIDAAIDRRISEGRLAGRMAF, from the exons ATggggaaaaagaagaagagaggATCTGTCGATAAGATGTGGTGCTACTACTGCGACAGGGAATTCGAGGACGAGAAGATATTGGTGCAGCACCAGAAGGCCAAGCACTTCAAGTGCCATGTTTGCCACAAAAAACTCTCCACGGCGAGCGGCATGGCCATCCATGTCCTCCAGGTTCACAAGGAACAAGTCTCCCA AGTTCCAAATGCAAAACCTGGAAGGGAATCAACAGAGATTGAAATTTATGGAATGCAAGGAATTCCACCTGATGTTCTCGCTGCTCATTATGGAGAGGAAG AGCAAGAGATTCCTGCAAAAACAGCCAAAGTTGATCTTGCATCATCCCAAATGGTTGGTGGCGTGATTCCGGGAACAATTGGTACTGGGTTTCCTCCCAGGCCAACTCTGGGAACAATGCCCCCATT TTATCCGCGAGTTCCTATGCCTCCCGCTGGTTGGCCAGTTCCACCTCACCCACAACCTTGGTATCCACAACATCCAGCTATTTCAGTTCCTCCTGCTCCTTTGCCGCAACAACCTTTATTTCCTGTGCAGAATGTGAGGCTCTCTATACCACCTGCTATCCCCCCGGGGCATCAACAGTCATTACCAATTGCTCCTCCGGGGATGCCTCCTGCTACACCCGCCATTTCTGTGTCTCAACCCTTGTTTCCCGTTGTTCCTAACAATAGTGTTACTTCTCAAAGTTTGCCATTTTCTGCTCCTATGCCTCCAATGAGCCTACCATCAAGTACTTTTGATATGAAGAGCGCAGATTCCAACTTTGGAGGCAGCACATTGCCACCTAATAGCTATCACACTCCCGGAATTTCAG TTGTAACACCTGTAAATTCACATTCTTATGCATCTGGCCCAAATACTGGTGGGCCTTCTATCGGACCTCCTCCGGTAATTGCAAACAAGGCTCCAGTTGCCCAGCCTGCAACAAACGAGGTTTATTTAGTGTGGGATGATGAGGCAATGTCCATG GAGGAAAGAAGAATGTCCTTATCGAAGTATCAGGTGCACGATGAGAATAGCCAG ATGAGCTCAATTGATGCAGCAATAGACAGAAGGATATCAGAGGGCAGACTCGCAGGTCGCATGGCTTTTTAG
- the LOC140891901 gene encoding GTP-binding protein ERG produces the protein MIVVRAPLRTLRASLCSAQFTLRSSPFLHRFYSAEPQQPDPFSPTNSGEFEDPQEPVFDSSHYHDFNLDLKPNDGDNITCNDDATWSDRYRDTIKSKVFGEDVSHLRILRREEEKKHKAAAMARALLEPCLDEEDEDVEVGEVKEEDQKSLSVAIIGAPNAGKSALTNFMVGTKVSAVSRKINTTTHEVLGVLTKGDTQICFFDTPGLMLKKSGFPYNDIKARNESAWSSVYLYDVLIVIFDVHRHLIRPDSRVVRLIERMGSIKHPNQKRVLCVNKVDLVAKKSDLQKVSEEFKDLPGYERYFMISGLKGAGVRDLTQYLMEQAVKRPWDEEPSGMSEEVMKNISLEVVRERLLDHVHQEIPYGIEHRLMGWKELRDGSLRIEQHFITHKISQRKILVGSKGSKIGRIGVEANEELRSIFKKNVHLILMVRVK, from the exons atgaTAGTCGTTCGGGCTCCATTGAGAACACTACGGGCCTCACTCTGCTCCGCTCAATTCACCCTACGAAGTTCTCCCTTTTTACATCGTTTTTACTCGGCCGAGCCTCAGCAACCTGACCCCTTTTCTCCCACTAATTCTGGGGAATTTGAAGACCCACAGGAACCCGTATTTGATAGCTCCCATTATCACGACTTCAATCTTGATCTGAAGCCCAATGATGGCGATAATATTACTTGCAATGATGATGCAACGTGGTCCGATAGGTACAGGGACACCATAAAAAGCAAAGTCTTTGGGGAGGATGTGTCGCATTTGAGAATCTTGAGGAGGGAGGAGGAGAAGAAGCACAAGGCCGCCGCTATGGCAAGGGCGCTGCTGGAGCCGTGTTTGGATGAAGAAGATGAGGATGTGGAGGTGGGAGAGGTCAAGGAGGAGGACCAGAAATCTCTTTCTGTTGCCATTATCGGGGCCCCCAATGCTGGAAAATCTGCTCTCACTAATTTCATG GTTGGGACCAAAGTTTCGGCAGTTTCACGGAAGATAAATACTACAACGCATGAGGTGCTGGGAGTTTTGACTAAAGGCGATACTCAAATT TGTTTTTTTGATACACCAGGCCTTATGCTCAAGAAAAGTGGATTTCCTTACAATGATATCAAAGCCCGGAATGAAAGTGCATGGAGTTCTGTTTACCTATATGATGTTCTGATAGTTATTTTTGATGTGCACCGGCATCTCATCAG ACCTGACTCAAGAGTGGTGAGATTGATTGAAAGAATGGGGTCAATAAAGCACCCAAACCAGAAGCGTGTGCTATGCGTAAATAAGGTTGATTTAGTCGCAAAGAAGAGTGATCTTCAAAAAGTTTCCGAGGAATTTAAAGACCTTCCTGGATATGAAAG GTACTTCATGATTTCAGGACTGAAGGGTGCCGGAGTGAGAGATCTTACTCAATATTTAATGGAGCAG GCAGTAAAAAGACCATGGGATGAAGAACCCTCAGGTATGAGTGAAGAAGTTATGAAGAACATATCACTAGAAGTTGTGAGAGAGAGATTGTTGGATCATGTGCATCAG GAAATACCATATGGCATTGAACACCGTTTGATGGGGTGGAAGGAATTGAGAGACGGTTCTCTCCGGATCGAGCAACATTTCATCACTCACAAGATAAGCCAACGCAAAATTTTAGTCGGTAGTAAAGGATCCAAAATAGG GCGGATAGGCGTGGAAGCGAACGAGGAGCTACGATCTATATTCAAGAAGAATGTGCATCTCATTCTCATGGTTAGAGTTAAATGA